The genomic stretch accaaaataataataatgatcatctAATTGTTCAGTGTCTTGAACATTTTCCtaataaatgtgtacaaatcATAGACTGAACTGTTCATGAAACACTGGGCTGCTAATgagaagggggggcggggggcgcatGTTGGTTTGTAAATATACATGAGTACTTGTTACACATAGTTTTAATTGGTGCTTCATGGGTGTCACCCTGTATAATTAGCTCCCATGACCCCCTCTAAAGTAAGTTCAATAAAGacatataaaacaaacagccagagacataggccaaaccttcgGCTTACTAAAATCTTttgtttggaacattatttGTTTGGTGGAGGGAGTGTtttggtttgggcatgtatggctaccacaggtacagcctcacttctcttcattgatgatgtaactgctgatagcagcggcagaattaattcataattttccaaaaacatCTGCCTTGGGAATTTTGACCTTCAGATTTACTTTCTCACAGTCAATTTGTGTCATTCTACATCACTGTAGGTAGTTTGGCTGCATCCCAGCCCATATCGCCCTGCACTCCTAAACTTCATTCACAGATTTCACTTGGAGGAATCCCTGATGAGGCCCAGATGTGTCTGCGGTTATTTCTAAAAGTTATTTTAGTTTGCTCTGAATGATGTTGCTCTGAAAATATGGGGCCAGCAGGGGTTCAATATATTTGGGAAATGCTTGAATGAGAGTGGAGAGAGATGCCCTCTAAGCAACTgagtcaaaaatgtattttagcaAGCTCCCGGTTTTACAGATTTCTACAAGaacagcaaaatgcaaaagaaaattgTGAAGGATCTCCAtcctttaatttatttctttattaaaaatataaatagtgtTAAAGTAGAGCATCAAAGAGCAATGGtctaaatgccatttttaaatgcaatttcagaAAACAATGGGAAACAGGAAGAAATATGGGCAAGGTTAAAACGAGAAGAATTATTAGATTTACAACTATATACCACTAAGTGAGTGAGTACTTTGTGCCATAAAATGTTAAACTTATTGCTTGTCCAGTCAACTAGTTTAATGCAGATAATACAATTACCTGACAGATAATACAATTAACAACATAATGAGAAGTCTTTCCATTTTATGCCTCCTTAATTAATTTTACTATGCACTGgcttacaaaatgtatttgtatacaACAAATGTATTTGCATGCCAACCCTTGTTtcttattctattttattattaatattatttttattcgtGCTATATTCTAACAACGTTTAAGCTAGAACCTATGAatgaaaagtgttttattacttcatttatttatttatttattattattattatgattattattattattacagatgAATATGGTGAAGAATAGTCCATCAACAATGATGTAGTAATAAAAATCATGGCTACTTACTCCAAACATTGAACCCAGTGCACACCGGCACCTTGTATTTAATTAAGCATTTGGCCAGGCTATGCCACTGAGCAAGCCTGTGGAATGGTAAAATTGTGTTTGAACAAGTTGGGGGATACATTGCCATGAATTTAACTTAGTTGAACAGGTGAGGAGGACAGTATgctggtgcagtgggtagcactcacagcaaggaggtcctgggttcaaatcccatcatgggcctttctgtgtggagtttgcatgttctccccatgtctgtgtgggttaccactgggtactctggtttcctcccactttcagcagcagtagtaacagtagcagtagcagcagtagtagtagtagttgtagctgtagcagtagcagcaggagtagtagtagttgttatTGCTGTTCTTGTAGAGTGCATATGTAATACCAGAGCGTGATTCATCTGTGTGGCTGCTAGTTCTACTCACACTCTCCAAAGGCCAAAGATAGTCTTATGTTTTATGAATTCACCAGCAGATATGGTGGCCGCATATATAAACAGTCAGACATGGTGGCTATGTATAATGATGTGAAAAAGAACATCCTCTTTAATTCTGTGGTTTTACATATGAGGACATAACTTACCTCGTCTAAGCCTAATGAAGTCCAGACAGTAGATGGATCTAACCTTGTGTGACAAATAACACAGAAcagaattattcattatttaatcaaCTAATTGTTCAGTGTCATGAACACTTTCCtaataaatgtgtacaaatcGCAGACTGAGCTGTTCATAAAACACTGGCtgctaatggggggggggggagggggcgtatGCCTGTGTAAACATGCATGAGTATTTGTTTGCATTCAGTTTTTTGTTACTTAATCAACCAAAATTATAATGATGATCAGCTAATTGTTCAGACAGCAGAACACTTTCCTAATGTGTACAAATCACTGGTTGTTAATGAGGAGGGGAAGAGGCACATGCTGGTTTGTAAACATGTACGAGTAATTGTTACACATAGTTCCAATCTGTGCTGATCGTGTCACTCTGTATAATTAGCTCCCACGACTCCCTATAAAGTAAATTCATTAAAAGGAGGCTTTTCCAGACATAGACACAGATGCTTCCTGTGAGGACCGACTTCGATGAGGAACTCTGTTAAAACGAGCAGCCTCACAGAACCCTGGGAGAGAAAGTTCCAGGTCAGACGAGCAGGCAAGATGAGAGCACGAGGAGCCAACGGAACGACTGGGCAAGTAGAAAgtgagaattatttttattattatatttatttgtcctgctttaaaacattttatttgtttggctataatacaattgtttgtatttctaaatttaatactgcatttagaatttttatgcttttattccaaaatggaaaaatgataaatggaaatatatggaaactacatgttttttttattgtttttttaaaatatatatgtgcttatattttaatttatgtataatatatatttgtacatcatgaatttacatacatttcacatattgtgaaaatatatttaaatattccaAATTGACTgcttttgcatatttataatatgtatgtatttacatatatttaatacatatatGTGCTTACATATAATACATAGATTGAAAATTTACTTAAATGCACGTTGTTCCAAATGATATATGGAAATCTATAGGAACTACATGTTTTAACATACTGTTGCACATATTTAAACAATGTATTTACTGCACATATTTGTACACCatattgtcatggttctgtgtttcctgtctgtgtttccctgttgggccgccagatggcggcacttctgttttgtgtcctgttccccctgtgtaattgtatgattgttttcaattgtactattattgtttgctggttgtctcattttcccttccctctctgtggcctgattgttcatggtgccctcctgtgtctcgtcagtgtctgccTATATAAGTTTCCCGTCTCCTGGACTCTCctggtgctggatccttgttggtaGTGTTGGTTGTGGTTGGTCCGCTCATGTTCCTgccccatgtgttcctgccctgGTTCGGTTTCCCACGTGttttggacttttggattttctttgttcttggGTTTTTTTGAAGGTTgtcttgtgtttgtgaagagttgccctgtgaggctttttgttcccttttgttccctttgtcacgtaacgggtaggggggacccaaacgcagagggaaaaaaaaacacaaactcaaaaagggaaaattaacaaagactttacttacaggacaggcaaacaagcagggaaaagaaaaggtcacgatgggcaaaaacacaaactcaaaaaatatctaataaaacagaaaacacaggaactcaaaaacacaggcagggcagaacacaggcaggcagagtacaagggcaaacaaacacaaacaggtcaaaaacgcaggcaggtacaaacgGTCTGAAACATacgtcggaaacaaacacaaggaaccagcacccgagtcaagggaacaaagaacttaaatagacagggggtaacaagacacaggtgaactcaaaaaacaatcaaaccagaaggaggggataacaagacacaggtgggaacaatgatagaataaggagacaaacaataatacaattaacaggggggagcaggacacaaaacagaagtgctgccatctggcggcccaacaagggaaacacagacaggaaaacaggaccatgacacccTTTTTCtgaagtaaagtcttttgttctgaTCTTTTGTAGTTTTGAGTTTTTCACcttctgcgtttgggtccaaaccccccacacaccctgacaccatatatttgcatacatttcaaatatattgtaaaaatatattaaaatattcataattGGACAtttttgcatatgtatgtgcTGGCATACATGCattcaatatatttaaatagattttgAATTCCCCACtgtatatttaaacatattaCTTTTCCGTATGGGATATTATAGAAAGACTCAAATGACAAACCTGAAAGTCCCATTTCAAATTTGcacaaaaatattgttttttatttacacacCCAGCATGTTAATTTATTGACTGGGGAAAATTTGATAGGCCTTCTTGTTCAGTCATTCTGTCATATCTGGGAGATTagcttcttcctcctcctttttttttttttttttcttcttcttcttcttcttcttcttcttcttccgcTTCTCAATACACTTTTCATTCTATTAGTCTCCTTTACATCTTTACAGAATTTatgccaatattttttttaatatgttgtgTCATTTACAGCAtcctttttaaaacttgtttaattttacttttcagatgccAATCAACAGCTCGACTACAACCAAAGTCACATCCAACAGTTCCTTATTGCTGGGGGAGAGCAAGGGCTCAAAAACTTCtacacagagctctctgttctcctcctggTGGTCTACCTTCTAGTGCTCATTAGTAACTTTATGGTTTTCTTTGCGGTGGTGCTGGAGACCAAActacacacacccatgtacatTTTCCTCAGTAGTCTCTCGTTAACAGATATCATCATCACAACCAGCGTTCTCCCCAAGATGATTTCAGTGGGCTTACGGAATGACATTGCCATTTCTTTCACCGGCTGCTTCGTGCAGCAGAACACCTATTTGGCATTTCAGATTACTGAGAGTATTTCACTAGCTATCATGTCCTATGACCGCTACGTGGCCATTTGCAATCCTCTACGGTACAATGATATCATCACTCCCAGTATATGTGTTCTACTTTCAGTCTCTGCTTGCATTGCTGGATTTTTACTGACCTTTCCACTTACAATGTACGCATCAAGGTTACCTTATTGTGGGAACCACCTCATGTTCTGGTTTTGTGATTTCCCTCCAGTAATCGCACTGTCCTGTTTGGACACAACAATCCTGCTGCTCACAGCTCTAGGGGTTGCTTTACTAGTAATTGTGGTTCCAGGATCTGTTATTATTTggacatacagtaaaataattttcgcagttttaaaaattacttcTGTAGATGGGCGTAAAAAGGccttctccacctgctcctcacaTCTCAGTATTGTAGTCCTGTTCTACTTCGCACATCTTTGTGTCTATATAGGTTCCACGGTAAAAAATGTTCATCCGAATGTTCTCATCTTAATCTCCATCATGAACTGTTTACTGACTCCATTTGCGAACCCCATCATTTACAGCTTGAGAAATAAAGAGTTAAAGACCGCTATTCTAAAACATTTCCACATCAATGAGGTTTTCATAAGTTTCTCTCGTTTACGTCCccagtaaatatttttgtcagtCTTATGTATCTCAGTTTATGCTGTGACACATATAGGCCCTTTGTTTTCAGCATCTCActcattttttgtgaataatcTAAAGACTTggcaaagaaatatattttctggcACATTATCCAACATTGGTgaccttaataatataaaacattacacaGTCATTGCAAAAGGCATGATCATTTTTATCACCATTCAGTAGTGTTTTCACCTACATtgttattatccatccatccatccatccatccattatgtatacccgcttatcctgggcagggttgaggtgggtgctggagcctatcccagcgttcattggggcgagaggcaagaatacaccctggccAGGCctccaatctatcgcagggcacacacaacattcactcatcattcactcacacactcataactatgggcaatttagagtctccaattagcctaacctgcatatctttggactgtgggaggaaaccggagtacccggaggaaacccaggcggacacggggagaaaatgcaaactccacacagaaaggccccaagctgagattcgaacccacaaccttcttgctgtgaggcgacagtgctacccactgcacccccatgCCgcccattgttattattattattattattattattattattattattattattattattattattattattattattattagttgttgttgttgttggttttgcTGCTGCCGTTGTTTTTACAGGAatagtgaaaaacacaaaaatggatAGCTCACCAATGTTACATAACTAACTTTGATCCTGACAGttatacactacatacagtaaGTACTGCTCATGGGGAGCTTGTAGCTAAAACTGCAATGCTGTTAATGgtgattcatcagtgaaacaatgaaaaaacacaccaaGCCAAGCCAAAACTTATAGTCATGTCTGGgactaaattttatttcttgaggCAGCGATTGGGGGAgtgatgattatttatttatgtattgtattgAAAGAAAGTATCTATGGTTTTTGGTCAGAAATTGGGGAGGGTACTGCATTTTTTGCAATTAAAGTTTGATTTCCCATAAGCCATACATAGTATGCAATTCTCTGTCACACTGCATCTCCCATTACTGGTACCACATCACTTGTTCTCTGGTTTAACGCTGGATTTTGGTTATTCAAAGTCCTTAAACTGATGGGTAGAAATGGgacattcaaaaatgttgaaGAAAAAGGTTTGAATAAGGGTAAATGTGCCAGAAAAACAGGAGTTAAACCCCAAATATGCTTTATTGTAGACGCTTTACTTGATTTTGTTTGGATGTGCCAGAGAAGGGGTTTGCTCTCTACCAAACCTGAATGTCTTCCATTAAAATCATTATCAAATGGTAACTTTACGGtcttatttaatgtattttctttgtgaCCTGTTTTAACTTAAAGTGTTTTGGTCCATAAATTACAAAGCGTTTCTATATTTTTCAAACCttcaaaatatatgtaatttcaataataaaaatgcataaaaatactgtgccctccataatgtttgggacaaagacatattttcttgatttggctctctactcaacatttttacatttgtaataaaacaattaaaatgcaggTTCTTATCTTTTTCCTAAAGGgtgtttatatacattttggtttcaccatgtagaaattacagcactacCATTACAATTTCAGTGCACCATAATATCTGAGACAAATAGGTTCACGGGTGTTCCTAATTAGCTAGGTGTGtttaattgcttccttagtgtagGTTTAACTGacctttcagtatctagtcttgacaCTAGGTTCTTGACtccctttggagtctgttattggcatttgtcagcatgTGGACCAGAGTTGAGCCAAAGAAAGAGCAGTCAGTAAAAAAATAGTCAGACACATtgaccaaaccttaggcttgccAAAATCAATAGTTTGGATCATAATTAAGAAGAGagcactagtgagctcagtaatctgAAAGGGCGTGGTAGGCCCAGGGAGATGTCTTCTGTTATTGAtgaaataattctcaccataatggaaaaaataaaaaacctccaaacacctgtccaacagatcagaaacactcttcaggaggcaggcgtggatgtggcagtgactactgtctgtaGAAAGACTACATGAACAAAACTACAGAGTCTACACTGCAAGATATGGTGTCAGCTCTGCACATGCAGCTCAATCTGTCTCCTGCCTGATCCATACCACGCAGGCTGCACTTTCAGACtataacctcccccccccccattgttaaatcaaccaaaataataataatgatcatctAATTGTTCAGTGTCTTGAACATTTTCCtaataaatgtgtacaaatcACAGACTGAGCTGTTCATGAAACACTGGGCTGCTAATgagaagggggggcgggggggcgcatGTTGGTTTGTAAATATACATGAGTACTTGTTACACATAGTTTTAATTGGTGCTTCATGGGTGTCACCCTGTATAATTAGCTCCCATGACCCCCTCTAAAGTAAGTTCAATAAAGacatataaaacaaacagccagagacataggccaaaccttaggcttactaAAATCTTttgtttggaacattatttGTTTGGTGGAGGGAGTGTtttggtttgggcatgtatggctaccacaggtacagcctcacttgtcttcattgatgatgtaactgctgatagtgGCGGCAgaattaattcataattttccaaaaacatCTGCCTTGAGAATTTTGACCTTCAGATTTACTTTCTCACAGTCAATTTGTGTCATTCTACATCACTGTAGGTAGTTTGGCTGCATCCCAGCCCATATCGCCCTGCACTCCTAAACTTCATTCACAGATTTCACTTGGAGGAATCCCTGATGAGGCCCAGATGTGTCTGCGGTTATTTCTAAAAGTTATTTTAGTTTGCTCTGAATGATGTTGCTCTGAAAATATGGGGCCAGCAGGGGTTCAATATATTTGGGAAATGCTTGAATGAGAGTGGAGAGAGATGCCCTCTAAGCAACTgagtcaaaaatgtattttagcaAGCTCCCGGTTTTACAGATTTCTACAAGaacagcaaaatgcaaaagaaaattgTGAAGGATCTCCAtcctttaatttatttctttattaaaaataaaaatagtgttaAAGTAGAGCATCAAAGAGCAATGGtctaaatgccatttttaaatgcaatttcagaAAACAATGGGAAACAGGAAGAAATATGGGCAAGGTTAAAACGAGAAGAATTATTAGATTTACAACTATATACCACTAAGTGAGTGAGTACTTTGTGCCATAAAATGTTAAACTTATTTCTTGTCCAGTCAACTAGTTTAATGCAGATAATACAATTACCTGACAGATAATACAATTAACAACATAATGAGAAGTCTTTCCATTTTATGCCTCCTTAATTAATTTTACTATGCACTGgcttacaaaatgtatttgtatacaACAAATGTATTTGCATGCCAACCCTTGTTtcttattctattttattattaatattatttttattcgtGCTATATTCTAACAACGTTTAAGCTAGAACCTATGAatgaaaagtgttttattacttcatttatttatttatttattattattattattattattacagatgAATATGGTGAAGAATAGTCCATCAACAATGATGTAGTAATAAAAATCATGGCTACTTACTCCAAACATTGAACCCAGTGCACACCGGCACCTTGTATTTAATTAAGCATTTGGCCAGGCTATGCCACTGAGCAAGCCTGTGgaatggtaaaaatgtgtttgaacaaGTTGGGGGATACATTGCCATGAATTTAACTTAGTTGAACAGGTGAGGAGGACAGTATgctggtgcagtgggtagcactcacagcaaggaggtcctgggttcaaatcccatcacgggcctttctgtgtggagtttgcatgttctccccatgtctgtgtgggttaccactgggtactctggtttcctcccactttcagcagcagtagtaacagtagcagtagcagcagtagtagtagtagttgtagctgtagcagtagcagcaggagtagtagtagttgttatTGCTGTTCTTGTAGAGTGCATATGTAATACCAGAGTGTGATTCATCTGTGTGGCTGCTAGTTCTACTCACACTCTCCAAAGGCCAAAGATAGTCTTATGTTTTATGCATTCACCAGCAGATATGGTGGCCGCATATATAAACAGTCAGACATGGTGGCTATGTATAATGATGTGAAAAAGAACATCCTCTTTAATTCTGTGGTTTTACATATGAGGACATAATTTACCTCGTCTAAGCCTAATGAAGTCCAGACAGTAGATGGATCTAACCTTGTGTGACAAATAACACAGAAcagaattattcattatttaatcaaCTAATTGTTCAGTGTCATGAACACTTTCCtaataaatgtgtacaaatcGCCGACTGAGCTGTTCATGAAACACTGGCtgctaatgggggggggggggggggggggaggcatatGCCTGTGTAAACATGCATGAGTATTTGTTTGCATTCAGTTTGTTGTTACTTAATCAAccaaaattataattatgatcGGCTAATTGTTCAGACAGCAGAACACTTTCCtaataaatgtgtacaaatcACTGGTTGTTAATGAGGAGGGGAAGAGGCACATGCTGGTTTGTAAACATGTACGAGTAATTGTTACACATAGTTCCAATCTGTGCTGATCATGTCACTCTGTATAATTAGCTCCCACGACTCCCTATAAAGTAAATTCATTAAAAGGAGACTTTTCCAGACATAGACACAGATGCTTCCTGTGAGGACCGACTTCGATGAGGAACTCTGTTAAAAAGAGCAGCCTCACAGAACCCTGGGAGAGAAAGTTCCAGGTCAGACGAGCAGGCAAGATGAGAGCTCGAGGAGCTAACGGAACGACTGGGCAAGTAGAAAgtgagaattatttttattattatatttatttgtcctgctttaaaatattttatttgtttggctataatacaattgtttgtatttctaaatttaatactgcatttagaatttttatgcttttattccaaaatggaaaaatgataaATGGAAATATATGGAAACTAcatgttttctttattgttttttttaaatatatatgtgcttacattttaatttatgtataatatatatttgtacattatgaatttacatacatttaacatattgtgaaaatatatttaaatattccaAATTGACTgcttttgcatatttataatatgtatgtatttacatatatttaatacatatatGTGCTTACATATAATACATAGATTAAAAATTTACTTAAATGCATGTTGTTCCAAATGATATATGGAAATCTATAGGAACTACATGTTTTAACATACTGTTGCACATATTTAAACAATGTATTTACTGCACATATTTGTACACCatattgtcatggttctgtgtttcctgtctgtgtttccctgttgggccgccagatggcggcacttctgttttgtgtcctgctccccctgtgtaattgtatgattgttttcaattgtactattattgtttgctggttgtctcgttttcccttccctctctgtggcctgattgttcatggtgccctcctgtgtctcgtcagtgtctgccTATATAAGTTTCCCGTCTGCTGGACTCTCCtagtgctggatccttgttggttTGTCGGTAGTGTTGGTTGTGGTTGGTCCGCTCATGTTCCTgccccatgtgttcctgccctgGTTTGGTTTCCCACGTGttttggacttttggattttctttgttcttggGTTTTTTTGAAGGTTgtcttgtgtttgtgaagagttgccctgtgaggctttttgttcccttttgttccctttgtcaCGTAACGGGTaagggggacccaaacgcagagggaaaaaaaaaacacaaactcaaaaagggaaaattaacaaagactttacttacaggacaggcaaacaagcagggaacagaaaaggtcacgatgggcaaaaacacaaacttaaaaaatatctaataaaacagaaaacacaggaactcaaaaacacaggcagggcagaacacaggcaggcagagtacaagggcaaacaaacaggtcaaaaacgcaggcaggtacaaacgGTCTGAAACATacgtcggaaacaaacacaaggaaccagcacccgagtcaagggaacaaagaacttacttagacagggggtaacaagacacaggtgaactcaaaaaacaatcaaaccagaaggaggggataagacacaggtgggaacaatgatagaataacgagacaaacaataatacaattaacaggggggagcaggacacaaaacagaagtgccgccatctggcggcccaacaagtgaaacacagacaggaaaacaggaccatgacacccTTTTTCtgaagtaaagtcttttgttctgaTCTTTTGTAGTTTTGAGTTTatccccctctgcgtttgggtccaaaccccccacacaccctgacaccatatatttgcatacatttcaaatatattgtaaaaatatattaaaatattcataattGGACAtttttgcatatgtatgtgcTGGCATACATGCattcaatatatttaaatagattttgAATTCCCCACtgtatatttaaacatattaCTTTTGCGTATGGGATATAGAAAGACTCAAATGACAAACCTGAAAGTCCCATTTCAAATTTGcacaaaaatattgttttttatttacacacCCAACATGTTAATTTATTGACTGGGGAAAATTTGATAGGCCTTCTTGTTCAGTCATATCTGGGAGATTagcttcttcctcctccttctttttttttctttttttttcttcttcttcttcttcttcttcttcttccgcTTCTCAATACACTTTTCATTCTATTAGTCTCCTTTACATCTTTACAGAATTTAtgccaatatttttttaaatatgttgtgtCATTTACAGCAtcctttttaaaacttgtttaattttacttttcagatgccAATCAACAGCTCAACTACAACCAAAGCCACATCCAACAGTTCCTCATTGCTGGGGGAGAGCAAGGGCTCAAAAACTTCtacacagagctctctgttctcctcctggTGGTCTACCTTCTAGTGCTCATTAGTAACTTTATGGTTTTCTTTGCGGTGGTGCTGGAGACCAAActacacacacccatgtacatTTTCCTCAGTAGTCTCTCGTTAACAGATATCATCATCACAACCAGCGTTCTCCCCAAGATGATTTCAGTGGGCTTACGGAATGACATTGCAATTTCTTTCACCGGCTGCTTCGTGCAGCAGAACACCTATTTGGCATTTCAGATTACTGAGAGTATTTCACTAGCTATCATGTCCTATGACCGCTACGTGGCCATTTGCAATCCTCTACGGTACAATGATATCATCACTCCCAGTATATGTGTTCTACTTTCAGTCTCTGCTTGCATTGCCGGATTTTTACTGACCTTTCCACTTACAATGTACGCATCAAGGTTACCTTATTGTGGGAACCACCTCATGTTCTGGTTTTGTGATTTCCCTCCAGTAATCGCACTGTCCTGTTTGGACACAACAATCCTGCTGCTCACAGCTCTAGGGGTTGCTTTACTAGTAATTGTGGTTCCAGGATCTGTTATTATTTggacatacagtaaaataattttcgcagttttaaaaattacttcTGTAGATGGGCGTAAAAAGGccttctccacctgctcctcacaTCTCAGTATTGTAGTCCTGTTCTACTTCGCACATCTTTGTGTCTATATAAGTTCCATCGTAAAAAATGTTCATCCAAATG from Anguilla anguilla isolate fAngAng1 chromosome 12, fAngAng1.pri, whole genome shotgun sequence encodes the following:
- the LOC118209868 gene encoding olfactory receptor 6N1-like isoform X1, whose product is MRNSVKTSSLTEPWERKFQVRRAGKMRARGANGTTGQVENANQQLNYNQSHIQQFLIAGGEQGLKNFYTELSVLLLVVYLLVLISNFMVFFAVVLETKLHTPMYIFLSSLSLTDIIITTSVLPKMISVGLRNDIAISFTGCFVQQNTYLAFQITESISLAIMSYDRYVAICNPLRYNDIITPSICVLLSVSACIAGFLLTFPLTMYASRLPYCGNHLMFWFCDFPPVIALSCLDTTILLLTALGVALLVIVVPGSVIIWTYSKIIFAVLKITSVDGRKKAFSTCSSHLSIVVLFYFAHLCVYISSIVKNVHPNVVILTSIMNCLLTPFANPIIYSLRNKELKTAILKHFHINEVFISFSRLHPQ
- the LOC118209868 gene encoding olfactory receptor 6N1-like isoform X2, whose protein sequence is MCSCPDANQQLNYNQSHIQQFLIAGGEQGLKNFYTELSVLLLVVYLLVLISNFMVFFAVVLETKLHTPMYIFLSSLSLTDIIITTSVLPKMISVGLRNDIAISFTGCFVQQNTYLAFQITESISLAIMSYDRYVAICNPLRYNDIITPSICVLLSVSACIAGFLLTFPLTMYASRLPYCGNHLMFWFCDFPPVIALSCLDTTILLLTALGVALLVIVVPGSVIIWTYSKIIFAVLKITSVDGRKKAFSTCSSHLSIVVLFYFAHLCVYISSIVKNVHPNVVILTSIMNCLLTPFANPIIYSLRNKELKTAILKHFHINEVFISFSRLHPQ